A single window of Shewanella sp. Choline-02u-19 DNA harbors:
- a CDS encoding energy transducer TonB translates to MPITWFHFKNASLTCLLLLSGSLLGCTNTTTKQQDVRVLDLDSTSFAHYWVTKDKLINWRKSLAKASASNVEFAETSYQISFVVDNEGQMRQLEIINNTTGALLDKAIMAEVSNQQFYPTAQNSARQAVRINTSFRL, encoded by the coding sequence TCTTTGACGTGTTTGCTATTATTGTCGGGGTCATTGCTAGGCTGCACCAACACCACCACGAAGCAACAAGACGTTAGGGTTCTCGATCTTGATAGCACCAGCTTTGCCCATTATTGGGTCACAAAAGATAAGCTAATTAATTGGCGTAAAAGCCTCGCTAAAGCCTCAGCAAGTAATGTCGAATTTGCAGAAACTAGTTACCAGATCTCTTTCGTGGTCGATAATGAGGGACAGATGCGTCAACTAGAGATCATCAATAACACCACCGGAGCGCTTTTAGATAAAGCGATTATGGCTGAGGTGTCTAATCAACAGTTTTATCCAACGGCGCAAAACAGTGCACGCCAAGCTGTACGCATTAATACCAGCTTTCGATTATAA
- a CDS encoding branched-chain amino acid aminotransferase: MQINYNLKPALERRTEQFQPTTNVGFGNLRTDHMFLMDYRDGEWCDPRVVPYGPFQVAPGAIALHYGQSVFEGAKAFQHEDGEIYTFRIDKNAERLNRSADIICIPAIPEATQIEAINALIDVDRLWFPMQEDACLYIRPFVFATEDRLSVSPSEEYTFCVMLSPSGPYYSDGFDKAIRLLISERFHRAVSGGTGASKAAGNYAASLKAGKAAAEYGAAQVLYLDANNKQIEEVGAMNHFHVLKDGSIIIPTFTDTILKSITSQSILDLSELLGCDVRQETVMLDKFIADIESGEIIEAGGFGTAAVVSPVGSYIFEDNRIVTVGDGNVGEHTKRIYNVLTEIQKGHIEGPEGWVKLVERRA; encoded by the coding sequence ATGCAAATAAACTATAATTTAAAACCTGCGTTAGAGCGCCGTACTGAGCAATTCCAACCAACCACCAATGTTGGCTTTGGAAACCTCAGAACTGACCATATGTTTTTAATGGATTATCGCGATGGTGAGTGGTGTGATCCTAGGGTTGTTCCATACGGTCCATTTCAAGTCGCGCCTGGTGCAATCGCATTGCATTATGGCCAATCTGTGTTTGAAGGTGCAAAAGCATTTCAACATGAAGATGGCGAAATCTACACCTTTCGCATTGATAAAAACGCCGAACGCTTAAACCGTTCAGCGGATATTATCTGTATCCCGGCGATCCCTGAAGCAACGCAAATCGAAGCTATTAATGCGCTCATTGATGTCGACAGACTGTGGTTCCCAATGCAGGAAGACGCCTGTCTTTATATTCGACCTTTTGTGTTTGCCACTGAAGACCGGTTATCGGTAAGCCCAAGCGAAGAATATACTTTCTGTGTGATGTTGAGCCCAAGTGGTCCTTATTACAGTGACGGTTTTGATAAAGCGATTCGTTTGCTGATCAGTGAGCGCTTCCATCGTGCTGTCTCCGGTGGCACGGGCGCTTCTAAAGCCGCGGGTAACTATGCCGCGTCATTAAAAGCGGGTAAAGCTGCGGCGGAATATGGCGCTGCGCAAGTGCTTTATTTAGATGCTAACAACAAGCAAATTGAAGAAGTGGGTGCGATGAACCACTTCCATGTGCTTAAAGATGGCAGCATCATTATTCCTACGTTTACAGATACCATTTTGAAGTCTATTACATCGCAGTCAATTCTCGATTTAAGTGAATTACTGGGGTGTGATGTTCGACAAGAAACGGTCATGCTAGATAAATTTATTGCAGATATTGAGTCTGGCGAAATTATTGAAGCGGGTGGTTTTGGTACTGCAGCGGTAGTATCGCCTGTAGGCTCTTATATATTTGAAGATAACCGCATTGTTACCGTCGGTGATGGTAATGTGGGTGAGCATACTAAGCGTATCTACAATGTGCTGACAGAGATCCAAAAGGGCCATATAGAAGGACCTGAAGGCTGGGTAAAACTGGTTGAACGACGGGCGTAA
- a CDS encoding TetR/AcrR family transcriptional regulator gives MRCPSSHCDAIRCNQLLDVAEDLIDKQGVVSFRFAQIAKGAECSTNTLYKYFESKEDVLVCLFLRNTISSQIPTFIKENPDLTINERSVLAILFTFEVVKRSPIFNILRVVSINSMFWQLASSDKIEVLKNRVNLFWSRIKRPLEDAVVSGDLQATETDIKDLSQALYFFLAGITSSFESKLMDEQYFTAEDMLGHRHISRLMNRYQWRKPISQEMMLGLSSRICDFLDKGHGNIRSCENCLAIGKKSDCRE, from the coding sequence ATGCGTTGTCCCAGTAGTCATTGTGACGCGATCCGGTGTAATCAATTACTCGATGTCGCGGAGGATTTAATTGATAAACAAGGGGTTGTGTCTTTTAGATTCGCACAGATAGCCAAAGGTGCAGAGTGCTCAACCAATACCTTATATAAATATTTTGAATCTAAAGAAGATGTACTAGTGTGTTTATTTTTAAGAAATACAATATCGAGCCAAATACCGACTTTTATAAAAGAAAATCCTGACTTAACTATTAATGAGCGTTCAGTGCTGGCGATACTATTTACCTTTGAAGTTGTGAAGAGAAGCCCAATCTTTAACATTTTGCGAGTGGTATCAATTAATAGTATGTTCTGGCAATTAGCCAGCTCTGATAAAATTGAAGTATTAAAAAATAGAGTTAATTTGTTTTGGAGTCGTATTAAACGCCCATTAGAAGATGCGGTTGTATCAGGTGACTTGCAAGCAACCGAAACTGATATTAAGGATCTCAGCCAAGCGTTGTATTTTTTCCTTGCGGGTATCACCTCTTCCTTCGAAAGTAAGTTGATGGATGAGCAGTATTTTACCGCGGAAGATATGCTTGGTCATCGACATATCAGCCGTTTAATGAATCGCTACCAATGGCGAAAGCCTATAAGCCAAGAGATGATGCTGGGATTATCGTCGCGGATCTGCGACTTTCTCGATAAAGGGCATGGCAATATTCGAAGCTGTGAAAATTGCTTAGCGATAGGGAAAAAATCCGATTGCAGGGAGTAA
- a CDS encoding flavocytochrome c, translating into MQTRRSFLKLGAGAAAVGAFAPLTVSANSSDVKWDETHEIVIVGSGFAGLAAAVEAGKLGAKDIVIFEKLGVYGGNSTLNAGQACFANTDLQKQLGIEDSAELMVQDQLKSGRGYASEELLTHSAELGPYIYQLTKDCGCVYRDHIINTGGTSATRSHQVVERSGSGFIRPMLKTARSYGVKTKIRHKFEHLITAKDGTVLGIQVRRGYHFGHEESGELINVKAEKGVLIATGGFGANVSFRQALDPNLGADVGCTNARGATGDGLIAMLAEGAMPVHLSFIQSGPWASPDEGGFGYGAGFSLYNFPHSIAIDRNTGQRFMNETADRKTRADLEVLRRDKEGKPNPALLIAPKHEAMKDPSMHNVLKYNVAWEFDSVDAIAKHFDLPLTELKKQIEDWNIYVKAGEDPQFGKRMNMSTGIYLTAPFIVQRLWPKVHYCQGGIQINTKAEVIAAKSGEKIPGLYAAGEVSGGVHGVSRLGGCSTPECMAFGVTAARSIMKA; encoded by the coding sequence ATGCAAACAAGACGTTCGTTTTTAAAGTTAGGCGCTGGAGCTGCAGCTGTTGGTGCATTCGCGCCACTTACCGTTAGCGCAAATTCTTCCGATGTAAAATGGGATGAAACACATGAAATCGTTATCGTGGGTTCTGGTTTCGCAGGACTTGCCGCCGCAGTCGAAGCCGGTAAATTAGGCGCCAAAGATATCGTCATATTTGAAAAGCTCGGCGTATACGGTGGTAACAGTACACTGAATGCTGGCCAAGCCTGTTTCGCAAATACCGATTTGCAAAAGCAATTGGGTATTGAAGATAGCGCTGAACTCATGGTTCAAGACCAACTTAAATCAGGGCGCGGTTATGCTAGCGAAGAACTGCTTACCCACAGCGCCGAGCTTGGACCTTATATTTACCAACTCACTAAAGATTGCGGCTGTGTTTACCGCGACCACATCATCAACACGGGTGGCACCAGTGCCACCCGTAGCCATCAAGTGGTTGAACGTAGTGGCTCAGGCTTTATTCGCCCTATGCTCAAAACAGCCCGTAGTTATGGTGTTAAAACCAAAATCCGTCATAAATTTGAACATCTCATCACGGCAAAAGATGGCACCGTACTCGGTATTCAAGTGCGCCGTGGCTATCACTTCGGCCATGAAGAGTCAGGCGAGCTCATCAATGTAAAAGCAGAAAAAGGCGTGTTAATAGCGACGGGTGGATTCGGTGCCAACGTCAGTTTCCGTCAAGCACTCGATCCTAACCTTGGTGCTGATGTCGGTTGTACCAATGCACGAGGTGCTACAGGTGATGGCCTAATCGCTATGCTCGCCGAAGGCGCGATGCCAGTGCATTTGAGCTTTATTCAATCAGGCCCTTGGGCATCACCTGACGAAGGTGGTTTTGGTTACGGCGCAGGGTTCTCACTCTATAACTTCCCACACTCTATCGCCATTGACCGCAATACCGGTCAACGCTTTATGAATGAAACAGCTGACCGTAAGACCCGTGCTGATTTAGAAGTGCTGCGTCGTGATAAAGAGGGTAAGCCTAACCCTGCACTGTTAATTGCGCCTAAGCATGAAGCAATGAAAGACCCTTCAATGCACAACGTATTGAAATATAACGTTGCCTGGGAATTTGACAGTGTCGACGCCATTGCTAAGCATTTTGACCTGCCGCTCACAGAACTTAAGAAACAAATAGAGGATTGGAACATCTACGTAAAAGCAGGTGAAGACCCTCAGTTTGGCAAACGCATGAATATGAGCACCGGCATCTACCTTACTGCGCCTTTTATCGTGCAGCGTTTATGGCCAAAAGTGCATTACTGCCAAGGCGGTATTCAAATCAATACCAAAGCAGAAGTGATTGCCGCTAAATCAGGCGAAAAAATCCCAGGGCTTTATGCCGCAGGTGAAGTATCCGGTGGTGTTCATGGTGTCAGCCGACTCGGTGGTTGTTCAACACCAGAGTGTATGGCATTTGGCGTTACTGCCGCCCGTTCAATCATGAAGGCATAA
- a CDS encoding cytochrome c3 family protein, with protein MKTVNTLLLLVLGACIALSAQARDQRDYHEMVYDSGCKTCHDQGMKSFPSDDSCLQCHDMSELAQQTKREGDEARQNPHDSMHYGQEAPCMECHGEHTPKQAICMDCHNFDFPKFKQ; from the coding sequence ATGAAGACAGTTAACACATTACTTTTACTCGTCCTTGGCGCTTGTATTGCACTTTCAGCACAGGCACGTGACCAACGTGATTACCATGAAATGGTCTACGACTCAGGCTGTAAAACCTGTCATGACCAAGGCATGAAATCTTTCCCGTCTGATGATTCTTGCCTGCAATGCCATGACATGAGCGAGCTGGCGCAGCAGACAAAACGTGAGGGCGATGAGGCGAGACAAAACCCCCATGACAGCATGCATTACGGCCAAGAAGCCCCTTGTATGGAGTGTCACGGTGAACATACACCGAAGCAAGCCATCTGCATGGATTGCCACAACTTTGATTTTCCAAAATTTAAGCAATAA
- a CDS encoding cupin domain-containing protein, with product MKKLLAVSAILVTGCAVAGDKPADQPWHNERPTLSTINAPTKVMPMVCKQEQAMAYLKELQSGEKDIYNIKSNDHGGKGANDSGWLTWRVDDPSNLIPCPAGGASATEVGMCWKELNDEPTVIGLVRVAPGTAAPHYHREMECYYGISGQGLTWAQERMQPFGPKDYIEIPSKAMHYTPNTYDDQDLIYMYWFPLDGKFSTFKYQWPQDVGPGEQLMFDFIPYTNSKLVRSGNGGYGWDVVQKSK from the coding sequence ATGAAAAAGTTACTCGCAGTTTCTGCAATTTTAGTGACGGGTTGCGCCGTTGCCGGCGACAAGCCAGCCGACCAACCTTGGCACAATGAAAGACCAACGCTGTCTACCATCAATGCGCCAACGAAAGTCATGCCGATGGTATGTAAGCAAGAGCAAGCGATGGCTTACCTCAAAGAGCTACAGTCTGGCGAGAAAGATATTTATAACATCAAGTCAAACGATCATGGCGGTAAAGGCGCAAATGACTCTGGCTGGTTAACTTGGCGTGTAGATGATCCAAGCAACCTAATCCCTTGCCCTGCAGGCGGAGCCAGCGCGACTGAAGTTGGTATGTGCTGGAAAGAGCTAAACGATGAACCAACAGTTATTGGTTTAGTGCGTGTAGCACCGGGTACTGCAGCGCCTCATTACCATCGCGAAATGGAGTGTTACTACGGCATAAGTGGTCAAGGTCTTACTTGGGCACAAGAGCGTATGCAACCATTTGGACCTAAAGATTATATTGAAATCCCAAGTAAAGCGATGCACTACACACCGAACACCTATGATGACCAAGATTTGATCTACATGTACTGGTTCCCATTAGATGGCAAGTTCTCGACCTTTAAGTACCAGTGGCCACAAGATGTAGGTCCAGGTGAGCAACTGATGTTTGATTTCATCCCCTACACCAACTCTAAGCTAGTGCGTTCTGGCAACGGTGGTTATGGCTGGGATGTCGTTCAAAAATCTAAGTAA
- a CDS encoding DUF3299 domain-containing protein — protein sequence MKNLILAFSLLFSSSLLAEEAVSIMWHNLAPGAANLPVETNVNLALDGKKVIIPGFVVPLNGKNSGYVKNFLLTPQQGACFHKPPSPSNQLIHVAFDVPVAIPDLQQPMYIAGTLTVKNAQAGFAKTGYHLEGIEVIPYPVKINTIVDEQEHQHEVAR from the coding sequence ATGAAAAATCTTATCCTGGCGTTTAGTTTACTGTTTAGCTCCTCCCTTCTAGCAGAAGAGGCCGTATCAATCATGTGGCACAACTTGGCACCCGGCGCCGCCAACCTGCCAGTTGAAACCAATGTCAATCTAGCCCTAGACGGCAAGAAGGTGATTATTCCTGGTTTTGTGGTACCGCTGAATGGAAAAAATAGCGGTTACGTTAAAAACTTTCTGCTAACACCGCAGCAAGGTGCTTGCTTTCATAAGCCGCCGTCACCGTCGAATCAATTGATCCATGTTGCTTTTGACGTTCCCGTAGCAATCCCTGATTTACAGCAACCTATGTATATCGCGGGCACATTGACGGTGAAAAATGCCCAAGCTGGGTTTGCTAAAACCGGCTATCACTTAGAAGGCATTGAAGTCATCCCATACCCAGTGAAGATAAACACAATTGTTGATGAGCAAGAACACCAACACGAAGTCGCTAGATAG